A single genomic interval of Candidatus Kapaibacterium thiocyanatum harbors:
- a CDS encoding UDP-glucose 6-dehydrogenase has translation MSYSIGVIGTGYVGLVTGTCLAESGNRVLCIDVDPAKIDKLRRGEVPIYEPGLDHLLERNIREQRLTFSLDLTDAVRECKLLMLCLPTPPDEDGSADLGYVLGVSRDIAVLLNELDIKEPRIVINKSTVPVGTTARIQSIFDELAPARQVDVVSNPEFLREGFAVEDFMKPDRVVVGTSSPYAEEVMRDLYEPFMQSGNPVLVFDVKSAEIAKYAANAFLATKISFMNDLSAYCETVGADIENVRIGIGADDRIGRRFLFAGIGYGGSCFPKDVKAIIHSARQASTPLAILESVQDVNKRQAVRFMDRLRKRFDGLMEGREVALWGLAFKPDTDDVREAPAFTLIDMLLAEGASVRAYDPEAVTSTQRVYGDRIRYARSMYDAVDQADVLLIATEWNEFRKPDWTLVKEKLVRPLVFDGRNMYELDDMLAEEIEYHSIGRGTVIPDTED, from the coding sequence ATGTCATACTCCATTGGCGTCATCGGCACCGGATATGTTGGTCTGGTCACCGGTACCTGTCTGGCCGAAAGCGGCAACCGCGTTCTATGTATCGACGTCGATCCTGCGAAGATCGACAAGCTGCGTCGCGGTGAAGTGCCCATCTACGAGCCGGGACTCGACCACCTGCTGGAGCGGAACATCAGGGAACAGCGTCTGACGTTTTCGCTCGATTTGACGGACGCCGTGCGTGAATGCAAGCTGCTCATGCTCTGCCTTCCGACGCCGCCCGACGAAGATGGATCGGCCGACCTGGGCTACGTCCTTGGCGTGTCGCGCGACATCGCGGTACTCCTGAACGAACTCGACATCAAGGAACCCCGCATCGTCATCAACAAGAGTACGGTACCCGTGGGTACCACGGCCCGCATCCAGTCCATCTTCGATGAGCTGGCTCCCGCACGGCAGGTCGACGTCGTCAGCAATCCGGAATTCCTCCGCGAGGGCTTCGCCGTGGAAGACTTCATGAAGCCCGATCGTGTCGTCGTCGGTACGTCCAGCCCGTATGCCGAAGAAGTGATGCGCGATCTCTACGAACCCTTCATGCAGTCTGGGAATCCCGTCCTCGTCTTCGACGTCAAGAGCGCCGAGATCGCCAAGTATGCCGCCAATGCCTTCCTGGCGACGAAGATCTCCTTCATGAACGATCTGTCGGCCTACTGCGAAACCGTCGGAGCCGACATCGAGAACGTCCGCATCGGCATCGGTGCCGACGATCGTATCGGGCGCCGCTTCCTGTTCGCTGGTATCGGATACGGGGGAAGCTGCTTCCCGAAGGACGTCAAGGCCATCATCCATTCCGCACGCCAGGCGAGCACGCCGCTGGCCATCCTCGAATCGGTACAGGACGTCAACAAACGTCAGGCCGTCCGCTTCATGGACCGGCTGCGCAAGCGCTTCGACGGTCTGATGGAAGGACGGGAGGTAGCCCTGTGGGGACTGGCCTTCAAGCCCGATACCGACGACGTGCGCGAGGCGCCCGCCTTCACCCTCATCGACATGCTGCTCGCCGAAGGCGCATCCGTACGTGCCTACGATCCCGAAGCAGTGACCTCCACGCAACGCGTCTACGGCGACCGCATCCGGTATGCCCGGTCGATGTACGATGCCGTCGATCAGGCCGACGTTCTGCTCATCGCAACGGAGTGGAACGAATTCAGGAAGCCGGACTGGACCCTCGTCAAGGAAAAGCTGGTCCGTCCGCTCGTCTTCGATGGTCGTAACATGTACGAACTCGACGACATGCTGGCCGAAGAGATCGAATACCATAGCATCGGCAGAGGAACGGTCATTCCGGATACGGAAGACTGA
- a CDS encoding excinuclease ABC subunit C: MENEIFPTVDLGRKVAGLPTRPGVYLHKDTGGTIIYVGKAKSLRNRVRSYFQQGRPVDAKTKALMLRIADVDVIVTDSEAEALILENTLIKEHKPKYNVLLRDDKSYPYIRITKEEFPRVFKTRRVIKDGSRYFGPYTDGTYLFYLLKTLRSVFPLRSCDLPLTEPTIAARKWKVCLDYHIKKCEGPCEGFVTAARYNEYIRQAQQILQGRTKDLERQLEERMMQLAEELRFEDAAIIRQRLGHLRDYTAKQKVMSADDVDRDVFALARIGTTACTVVFTIRDGKLVGKRHFFVSQSLEQRDEELIRTTIERWYLESETVADEILLPDHVDDEEMLTAYLREKKGRAVDIVVPKIGDKRKLLVMAETNADLLLRELLLQQAQKDQSIPRAVLSLQRDLRLPRMPRRIECFDNSHMQGTDYVSSMVVFVDGKPKKSEYRKYKLREVTGNDDFEAMKEVLTRRYGRAIEEGTELPDLVIIDGGKGQLSHAMEVIRGLGIEDRFTVVGLAKRLEEVFFPEEGDPVYLPKTSSSLRLLQQARDEAHRFAITYHRTLRDKRTLQTELTEIPGVGDASAKKLLIGLGSVAAVRAASLEELSRHVGKALAEKVYSYYRANEHTST; this comes from the coding sequence ATGGAGAACGAGATATTTCCCACGGTCGATCTGGGACGTAAGGTCGCCGGACTGCCGACGCGTCCCGGCGTGTATCTGCACAAGGACACGGGCGGAACCATCATCTACGTAGGCAAGGCCAAGAGCCTGCGGAACAGGGTGCGCTCCTACTTCCAGCAGGGACGTCCCGTGGATGCCAAGACGAAGGCACTGATGCTGCGTATCGCGGACGTCGACGTGATCGTGACGGACAGCGAAGCAGAAGCGCTCATCCTCGAGAACACGCTGATCAAGGAACACAAGCCGAAGTACAACGTGCTGCTGAGGGACGACAAGTCGTATCCATACATCCGCATCACGAAGGAAGAATTCCCGCGCGTGTTCAAGACGCGCCGCGTCATCAAGGACGGGAGCAGGTACTTCGGCCCCTACACCGACGGTACGTATCTCTTCTATCTCCTCAAGACGCTGCGATCCGTCTTCCCGCTGCGTTCGTGCGATCTTCCGCTCACCGAGCCGACGATCGCCGCCCGGAAATGGAAGGTCTGCCTCGACTATCACATCAAGAAGTGCGAAGGGCCATGTGAAGGATTCGTTACTGCGGCCCGCTACAACGAATACATCCGCCAGGCACAGCAGATCCTGCAGGGACGCACGAAGGACCTCGAACGCCAGCTCGAGGAACGTATGATGCAACTTGCCGAGGAGCTCCGCTTCGAGGACGCGGCCATCATCAGGCAGAGGCTCGGACATCTGCGCGACTATACGGCCAAGCAGAAGGTCATGTCCGCGGACGATGTCGATCGCGACGTCTTCGCTCTCGCCCGCATCGGAACCACGGCATGCACGGTCGTCTTCACCATTCGCGACGGCAAGCTTGTCGGCAAACGTCATTTCTTCGTATCGCAGTCCCTGGAGCAGCGTGACGAAGAACTCATACGGACGACGATCGAACGCTGGTATCTTGAATCGGAGACTGTGGCCGACGAGATACTCCTGCCCGATCATGTTGACGATGAGGAAATGCTGACGGCCTATCTTCGCGAGAAGAAAGGGCGTGCCGTCGATATCGTCGTTCCGAAGATCGGCGACAAGCGCAAGCTGCTCGTCATGGCCGAGACGAATGCCGACCTGCTGTTGAGGGAACTGCTTCTCCAGCAGGCACAGAAGGATCAATCCATCCCCAGGGCGGTGCTCTCGCTGCAACGCGATCTTCGCCTGCCACGCATGCCACGTCGTATCGAGTGCTTCGACAACTCGCACATGCAGGGTACGGACTACGTCTCGTCGATGGTGGTCTTCGTCGACGGCAAGCCGAAGAAGAGCGAGTACAGGAAGTACAAGCTTCGCGAGGTGACGGGTAACGACGACTTCGAGGCGATGAAGGAAGTGCTGACCAGACGCTACGGTCGTGCGATCGAGGAAGGCACGGAACTGCCCGACCTCGTCATCATCGACGGCGGCAAGGGACAGCTCTCCCATGCGATGGAAGTGATACGCGGTCTCGGTATCGAAGACAGGTTCACGGTCGTCGGTCTCGCCAAGCGACTCGAGGAAGTCTTCTTTCCCGAGGAAGGTGATCCGGTCTATCTCCCGAAGACATCGAGCAGTCTGCGGCTTCTGCAGCAGGCACGCGACGAAGCGCATCGCTTCGCCATCACCTATCATCGCACGTTGCGTGACAAGCGTACGCTGCAGACGGAACTGACGGAGATTCCCGGTGTCGGTGATGCGTCGGCGAAGAAGCTGTTGATCGGTCTGGGTTCCGTAGCGGCCGTACGCGCCGCATCGCTGGAAGAGCTCTCGCGTCATGTGGGCAAGGCCCTTGCCGAGAAGGTTTACTCATACTACCGTGCCAATGAACACACGTCTACTTGA